From one Thermodesulfovibrionia bacterium genomic stretch:
- a CDS encoding polysaccharide deacetylase family protein — protein sequence MAIPVLMYHHINVHKGDIVTVRPEIFKEQMKLLKAAGIKTLKADELISYIKGGITADIKAAVLTFDDGWLDNHINVLPVLKEYDLNAVIFIITDRAEEAGAGGNDTQGRIPTHEESKKLIAGGDSFRVALDWKLIKEMSETGLVEFYSHTKSHRRCAELSVAELAEELKGSKEVMEQRLQRPCPYLCWPYGSYNETSIEIAKEAGYSALFTVDHGVVRTGDDPFSIKRIDVQDSISWFRETVLSSNRQGFSDE from the coding sequence ATGGCGATCCCTGTCCTCATGTACCACCATATCAACGTGCATAAAGGGGATATCGTAACTGTCAGGCCTGAGATATTTAAAGAGCAGATGAAGCTGCTGAAAGCGGCTGGCATAAAGACCTTAAAGGCAGATGAGCTTATCTCATACATAAAAGGGGGGATCACTGCTGACATAAAGGCGGCGGTGCTCACATTTGATGACGGATGGCTTGATAATCATATAAATGTCCTGCCGGTCCTGAAGGAGTATGACCTTAACGCGGTAATATTCATAATTACCGACAGGGCTGAAGAGGCCGGAGCGGGCGGCAATGATACACAAGGCCGCATCCCGACTCATGAGGAGTCAAAAAAACTGATAGCAGGCGGAGACTCCTTCAGGGTGGCACTTGACTGGAAACTTATAAAAGAGATGTCTGAAACAGGCCTGGTCGAATTCTATTCTCATACAAAAAGCCACAGAAGGTGCGCCGAGCTTTCCGTGGCAGAACTTGCTGAGGAGCTTAAGGGTTCAAAAGAAGTTATGGAGCAGAGGCTTCAGAGACCCTGCCCATACCTGTGCTGGCCATACGGCAGTTACAATGAAACATCTATTGAAATTGCTAAAGAGGCTGGTTATAGTGCTCTCTTTACAGTGGACCATGGCGTGGTCAGGACAGGGGATGATCCGTTTTCAATAAAAAGGATAGATGTTCAGGACAGCATATCATGGTTCAGGGAGACGGTCCTGAGCAGTAACAGACAGGGCTTCAGCGATGAGTAG
- a CDS encoding glycosyltransferase family 4 protein: MRSRPVYKLLMADPHPLPSSAPEALQTIQTAAALAKVMNVHLIVSRGEDENPESYYRLDIPDDLHIHDIPNFKKEHGLVRPSWNLPFFIITLFNAATLRKKERINALLIRNLKLAAFLLRCRRMVKLPPVIFEIHEIFSFSFGDELRIKDKKPGSKALRLAEKEKYVYENADGIICTTNHVADEIRKRFSISCPILVAPNGVDSSVLDQCMDKEPEAENNTEGGRLILYLGSLHHWKGIDVLIEALQYIPCASLEIVGGDSERINVYREYAAKLGLENRIHFEGYVKPARRFSFMARADICVLPLKPLSVALFASPIKLFEYMASGTPVVASDLPSTREIIKDGISGILVPPDDPKALAEAINRLINDKELGRRLAARAKSDVREFTWENRGEKIAGFLRSNWS, from the coding sequence ATGAGATCAAGACCTGTTTATAAACTATTGATGGCAGACCCTCACCCTCTGCCTTCGTCCGCCCCCGAAGCGCTTCAGACCATCCAGACGGCGGCGGCTCTTGCAAAAGTCATGAATGTCCATCTGATAGTAAGCAGGGGCGAAGATGAAAACCCGGAAAGTTATTACCGTCTTGATATACCGGACGATCTTCATATCCATGATATCCCTAACTTTAAAAAAGAACACGGGCTGGTCCGCCCTTCCTGGAACCTCCCATTTTTTATTATTACATTATTCAACGCTGCCACGCTCCGGAAAAAAGAGAGGATAAATGCCTTGCTCATCAGGAACCTTAAACTGGCGGCCTTTCTTCTTAGATGCCGGCGGATGGTCAAGCTGCCTCCGGTCATCTTTGAGATACATGAGATATTCTCCTTCTCATTCGGCGACGAGCTGCGGATAAAAGATAAGAAGCCGGGCAGCAAGGCGCTGAGGCTTGCTGAGAAAGAGAAATATGTATATGAAAATGCAGACGGGATAATCTGCACCACAAACCATGTGGCAGATGAGATAAGAAAAAGGTTCAGCATCAGTTGCCCCATTCTTGTGGCGCCCAACGGTGTTGACTCTTCCGTTCTTGACCAGTGCATGGATAAAGAACCGGAGGCAGAGAATAATACAGAAGGCGGCAGGCTCATCCTCTATCTCGGGAGCCTGCATCACTGGAAAGGGATCGATGTCCTGATAGAGGCCCTTCAGTATATACCCTGCGCTTCTCTGGAGATAGTGGGCGGAGACAGTGAAAGGATAAATGTTTACAGGGAGTATGCCGCAAAGCTCGGCCTTGAAAACAGGATCCATTTTGAAGGTTATGTCAAGCCGGCAAGGCGTTTCAGTTTCATGGCCCGTGCCGACATATGCGTCCTGCCGCTTAAGCCATTAAGTGTGGCGCTCTTTGCGTCGCCGATAAAGCTCTTCGAATATATGGCATCAGGCACGCCCGTGGTTGCCTCTGACCTGCCCTCGACAAGGGAGATAATCAAAGACGGTATCAGCGGCATCCTTGTTCCTCCTGATGACCCGAAAGCTCTTGCAGAGGCGATAAACAGGCTTATAAACGATAAAGAGCTCGGCAGGAGGCTTGCGGCCAGGGCCAAGAGTGATGTAAGGGAATTCACGTGGGAGAATCGTGGAGAAAAGATAGCGGGCTTTCTGAGGTCAAACTGGTCATGA
- the asnB gene encoding asparagine synthase (glutamine-hydrolyzing) — protein sequence MCGIAGIFNSGETVSPNDVRSMLDAAAHRGPDDSGITSFNTASGKWWGLPDGGGRSDLVLGHLRLSIIDLSSAGHQPMSDPGGRTWITYNGEIYNHLELRRRLQERGYIFKSATDTEVVLYAYKEYGHSCLKYFRGFFAFCIYDADRKELFMARDRLGLKPLKYYWDGQRFAFASEMKSLLELPWVSRTADTRAIDRYIAYRYIPSPLTGIKNIYKLPAGCSITFSLEKPEREIKPHQYWVPRFEPKTVISFDEAKESMLSLLGESVSMRMMSDVPIGVFLSGGLDSSAVVALLRQRHNGDIRTFSVGFPDEEFDERPFARSVAERYGTIHTELMAETDIGRDLQKIIWHFDEPFGDPSALPSFYLAKAASSHIKVVLNGDGGDEVFAGYKRYAIHARNRFLDYLPSSLHDAARYLSEMLPPDIDKRSFRGRPGRILESLSGGLTETYPLRFAGLSWKIRNSLYKGCPFIKAERYGWPAEINSLLDKTGARTAMERLMALDQVTYLPDDILVKSDLAGMSHGLEARSPFLDHVFVEWANSLPLSYKKDKHILKEAFRDYLPYDIIKRKKAGFNPPLARWMRTVLKESIESYLLSEDSPLSFMNRDVIKKMNDIHQSGRANMSEPLWSLLVLAVWTEKNRISF from the coding sequence ATGTGCGGAATAGCCGGGATATTTAATTCAGGAGAGACTGTCTCCCCTAATGATGTCCGCAGCATGCTTGATGCGGCAGCGCATCGCGGGCCGGATGATTCAGGAATAACCTCTTTCAATACCGCAAGCGGGAAGTGGTGGGGCCTGCCTGACGGCGGCGGCCGTAGCGACCTTGTCCTCGGACATCTCAGATTAAGCATCATCGACCTCTCCTCAGCGGGCCATCAGCCTATGTCCGATCCCGGCGGCAGGACATGGATAACTTATAACGGAGAGATATACAACCATCTTGAACTGCGCAGACGGCTTCAGGAACGCGGATACATCTTCAAATCCGCAACAGATACAGAGGTCGTGCTTTATGCTTATAAGGAGTATGGACATTCGTGCCTTAAGTATTTCAGGGGGTTTTTCGCCTTCTGTATTTATGACGCTGACAGAAAAGAGCTCTTTATGGCAAGGGACCGCCTCGGGCTTAAACCCCTGAAGTATTACTGGGACGGGCAGAGGTTCGCATTCGCCTCTGAGATGAAGTCTCTTCTGGAACTCCCATGGGTAAGCCGTACTGCGGACACCAGAGCTATAGACCGCTACATCGCCTACCGTTACATCCCTTCTCCTCTCACCGGCATAAAGAACATATATAAACTGCCGGCAGGATGCAGCATCACATTTTCGCTTGAGAAACCTGAAAGGGAGATTAAGCCGCATCAGTACTGGGTACCCCGTTTTGAGCCTAAAACCGTTATATCGTTCGATGAGGCAAAAGAGAGCATGCTCTCCTTGCTCGGAGAATCGGTCAGCATGCGCATGATGTCCGACGTGCCCATCGGGGTATTTCTGAGCGGAGGGCTCGACTCCAGCGCGGTGGTTGCGCTGCTAAGGCAAAGGCATAACGGGGACATCCGGACATTCTCCGTAGGTTTCCCTGATGAGGAGTTTGATGAAAGGCCTTTCGCAAGGAGCGTTGCCGAACGCTACGGCACCATTCATACAGAGCTTATGGCTGAAACGGACATAGGCAGGGACCTTCAGAAGATCATATGGCATTTTGATGAGCCGTTCGGAGACCCGTCCGCGCTTCCCTCGTTCTACCTGGCAAAGGCTGCCTCGTCCCACATAAAGGTCGTGCTGAACGGAGACGGAGGGGATGAGGTCTTTGCAGGCTACAAGCGCTACGCCATTCACGCAAGGAACCGCTTTCTCGATTACCTTCCTTCATCGCTGCATGATGCCGCAAGATATCTGTCAGAAATGCTTCCGCCCGATATTGACAAGAGGAGCTTTCGAGGAAGGCCCGGCCGCATACTTGAGTCATTGTCAGGCGGCCTGACAGAGACCTATCCGCTGAGGTTTGCAGGCCTTTCATGGAAGATACGTAACTCGTTATATAAGGGATGCCCTTTTATAAAGGCTGAAAGGTACGGGTGGCCTGCCGAGATAAATAGTCTTCTGGATAAAACAGGGGCTCGCACGGCTATGGAGAGGCTTATGGCGCTTGACCAGGTCACATATCTGCCTGACGATATCCTTGTGAAATCAGACCTTGCAGGGATGTCCCACGGCCTTGAGGCGCGTTCTCCTTTTCTTGACCATGTATTCGTTGAGTGGGCGAACAGCCTGCCGCTCTCATACAAAAAGGACAAGCACATTCTGAAAGAGGCTTTCAGGGACTATCTGCCATATGATATTATTAAACGCAAAAAGGCAGGCTTCAACCCGCCTCTGGCCCGCTGGATGAGGACGGTGCTTAAAGAGAGCATCGAAAGTTATCTCCTCTCAGAGGATTCGCCCCTCAGCTTCATGAACAGAGATGTAATTAAAAAGATGAACGATATCCATCAGTCAGGCAGGGCAAATATGAGCGAACCGCTCTGGTCCCTTCTTGTGCTGGCCGTATGGACAGAAAAGAACCGTATAAGTTTTTAA
- a CDS encoding glycosyltransferase family 4 protein, giving the protein MKIAFYDVTSTVSIGGIQTAIWELSNELASRGIEVHIYGGNGPIRPAGLNHSIKVFTFPFLPREKVPDIGSRFQRIIERLTMTFFARKRLRENSYDIIFTTKPFDFFLPYFTGGGNLARYAFLSQGTDFFPGDRALSKRISIWLSCSHFNAWQVMSRYKRYPRVIYNGVDTAKFHPMLPDAELKRSIGINEGETVFIFAGRLVGWKGVKHIVEAMGFEAVRKLPVKLLIIGNGPEKKRLEKMSSEMGLNERVVFLDFVPHGELPRYYSVADAAIYPSIGDEAFGISIAEAMACGKPVIASHIGGIPEVTGNDGSCGFLVSPTSPDEIAEKIVFLACNAAARSRMGESARLRVSENFTWKRSVDRLLDEIKTCL; this is encoded by the coding sequence GTGAAGATAGCATTCTATGATGTGACATCAACCGTCTCCATCGGCGGCATACAGACCGCGATATGGGAGCTTTCCAATGAGCTGGCCTCAAGGGGCATAGAGGTCCATATATACGGCGGCAACGGCCCTATACGGCCCGCAGGCCTTAACCATTCCATTAAGGTATTTACATTCCCTTTTCTGCCGCGTGAAAAGGTTCCTGATATCGGCAGCCGCTTCCAGAGGATAATAGAGAGGCTTACGATGACCTTCTTTGCCCGGAAAAGACTGAGAGAGAACTCCTATGACATCATTTTCACTACAAAGCCTTTCGATTTCTTTCTGCCCTATTTTACAGGCGGAGGAAATTTGGCAAGGTATGCCTTTTTAAGCCAGGGCACGGACTTCTTCCCCGGCGACAGAGCCCTGTCGAAACGTATCAGCATATGGCTTTCATGCAGCCACTTCAACGCCTGGCAGGTGATGTCCCGTTACAAGAGATATCCGAGGGTAATATACAACGGCGTTGATACAGCAAAATTTCATCCGATGCTGCCGGACGCGGAATTAAAGAGGTCTATCGGCATCAATGAGGGCGAAACGGTCTTCATCTTTGCCGGCAGGCTCGTAGGCTGGAAAGGGGTCAAGCATATTGTTGAGGCCATGGGCTTTGAGGCTGTACGTAAACTGCCTGTCAAACTTCTCATCATCGGCAACGGGCCTGAGAAGAAGAGGCTTGAGAAGATGTCATCTGAAATGGGCCTGAACGAAAGGGTCGTCTTTCTCGATTTTGTCCCGCACGGAGAACTGCCCCGATATTACTCTGTGGCTGACGCGGCGATATACCCCAGTATAGGCGATGAGGCCTTCGGCATATCGATAGCCGAAGCTATGGCCTGCGGCAAGCCGGTCATAGCCAGCCATATCGGAGGCATCCCCGAGGTAACCGGAAATGACGGAAGCTGCGGCTTTCTCGTATCCCCGACGAGTCCTGATGAGATAGCAGAAAAGATCGTCTTTCTCGCCTGCAACGCCGCGGCGAGGTCGCGCATGGGTGAGAGCGCCCGGCTGAGAGTATCTGAGAACTTTACATGGAAACGGTCGGTAGACCGTTTATTAGATGAGATCAAGACCTGTTTATAA
- a CDS encoding glycosyltransferase family 9 protein produces MRASGRKSILIIIVARIGDTLFVTPAVRALRKCFPDARIDVLAHPGRISVLENNQDINMLLCNNIWGRFRLLPRLNNRYDMVFVYGEDIKLLKYGRSIGKYVIGFKHGIPSVDRLMDIAVPRPLVPMHAVDERLLLPAAAGTKCAEKKLVYCVRKEEKSWADSFMKKNGIGVNDIVIGFQIAGFPTKAYRDWPVEKFISLGRHIMNKYKAKILLFGSGKEVKKAKEIRNALGGNSVIAAGRTSIRQAAALISGLNAFVTTDTGPMHIAFALEVPTVALFHCMHPARYLGPLHNIDRFTMIQMTPPLNEECGRHLALDSISSDMVWKEIQKMIGDKL; encoded by the coding sequence ATGAGAGCTTCAGGCCGAAAGAGCATACTGATAATCATCGTGGCCCGTATAGGGGATACGTTATTCGTGACCCCTGCGGTGCGCGCCCTTAGAAAATGTTTCCCCGATGCGCGTATCGACGTTCTGGCACACCCCGGAAGGATAAGCGTGCTTGAGAATAACCAGGATATCAATATGTTATTATGCAATAACATTTGGGGCCGCTTCCGTCTTCTTCCCAGGCTTAATAACAGATACGACATGGTCTTTGTTTACGGGGAAGATATAAAGCTGCTCAAATACGGGAGGAGCATTGGTAAATATGTCATAGGTTTTAAACACGGCATCCCCTCGGTTGACCGGCTGATGGACATAGCCGTTCCGCGGCCTTTGGTGCCCATGCACGCTGTAGATGAAAGACTGCTTCTTCCGGCTGCCGCCGGAACAAAATGTGCTGAGAAGAAACTTGTCTACTGCGTCAGAAAAGAAGAGAAATCATGGGCGGACTCTTTTATGAAGAAGAACGGCATAGGCGTAAATGATATTGTGATCGGCTTTCAAATAGCAGGTTTCCCCACCAAGGCCTACAGAGACTGGCCTGTTGAGAAATTCATATCATTGGGTCGGCATATCATGAATAAATACAAAGCAAAGATACTGCTCTTTGGCTCCGGGAAAGAGGTAAAAAAAGCGAAAGAGATCCGGAATGCGCTTGGAGGCAACTCGGTCATTGCAGCAGGCAGGACAAGCATACGGCAGGCAGCCGCTCTGATATCAGGGCTCAACGCCTTTGTGACCACCGATACAGGTCCGATGCATATAGCCTTTGCGCTTGAAGTCCCAACCGTGGCATTATTCCACTGCATGCACCCGGCCAGATATCTCGGGCCGCTTCACAATATAGACAGGTTCACCATGATACAGATGACTCCCCCCCTGAATGAAGAGTGCGGGCGGCACCTGGCGCTGGATTCCATCAGCAGCGATATGGTATGGAAAGAGATCCAGAAGATGATAGGAGACAAACTGTGA
- a CDS encoding glycosyltransferase family 4 protein produces MENKPTILHTEASTGWGGQEIRVFEESLRMTARGYRVIIAAPEKSLLNKKAAAAGIAIFDMEFNKKDPRSFLRMASLITREKVDILNTHSSADSWVATIAAYLSGRKPKVIRTRHLSTPISRSILSRIIYDMLPDAVITTGEAIKDRMVRHNGFRADKIISIPTGVDLKRFSHKDVRPCIIQTGFHIGIIGVLRNWKGHTYLLDALPALLNKIKDLHLYIVGDGPQAGNLKKKVRAMGMEGNVFFLGHREDIPEIMASLDIVVHPSYESEGVPQSILQAMAMHKPVIASDVGAISEAVINNHTGILLKPRDPALITDSILRLYSDPQLRASMGREAGILVEKRFSIDAMADKVERLYRGLGKKRGR; encoded by the coding sequence ATGGAGAACAAACCGACAATACTGCATACAGAGGCCTCAACCGGATGGGGAGGCCAGGAGATAAGGGTCTTTGAGGAGTCGCTCAGGATGACGGCCCGGGGATACCGTGTAATTATTGCCGCGCCTGAAAAGAGCTTGCTCAATAAAAAGGCAGCAGCAGCCGGTATCGCCATATTTGACATGGAGTTCAACAAAAAAGACCCCCGCTCTTTTTTAAGGATGGCATCCCTCATAACCAGAGAGAAGGTCGATATCCTGAATACACACAGCTCTGCCGACAGCTGGGTGGCAACGATAGCCGCATATCTCTCAGGACGTAAGCCGAAGGTCATAAGAACAAGGCACCTCTCAACGCCGATAAGCAGGTCCATTCTGAGCCGCATTATATATGACATGCTTCCTGACGCCGTTATTACGACCGGAGAGGCTATAAAGGATAGAATGGTCAGGCATAACGGTTTCAGGGCTGATAAGATAATCTCGATACCGACCGGCGTCGACCTCAAGAGGTTCAGCCATAAAGATGTCAGGCCATGCATCATTCAGACGGGTTTTCATATCGGCATAATAGGCGTGCTCAGGAACTGGAAGGGACATACATATCTTCTTGACGCCCTGCCCGCCCTATTGAATAAGATCAAGGACCTGCACCTTTATATTGTCGGCGACGGCCCGCAGGCAGGCAACCTTAAAAAAAAGGTGCGCGCGATGGGAATGGAAGGCAATGTCTTTTTTCTCGGGCACAGAGAGGACATCCCGGAGATAATGGCCTCGCTTGATATCGTAGTCCATCCGTCGTACGAGAGCGAAGGCGTACCTCAGAGCATACTTCAGGCCATGGCCATGCATAAGCCTGTTATAGCTTCAGATGTGGGCGCTATAAGTGAGGCGGTCATAAACAACCATACCGGCATTCTGCTGAAGCCGAGAGACCCGGCCCTTATAACTGACAGCATACTCAGGCTATACTCAGACCCGCAGCTTAGGGCATCTATGGGCAGAGAGGCCGGAATACTTGTTGAAAAAAGGTTCTCAATCGACGCGATGGCCGACAAGGTTGAGAGACTCTACCGCGGCCTTGGGAAAAAGAGAGGCAGATGA